In a single window of the Equus quagga isolate Etosha38 chromosome 7, UCLA_HA_Equagga_1.0, whole genome shotgun sequence genome:
- the RFESD gene encoding Rieske domain-containing protein, protein MDLDDSEQDPEIKEYSSVCVGREDDIKKSERMTAVVHDREVVIFYHKGEYHAMDIRCYHSGGPLHLGEIEDFDGRPCIVCPWHKYKITLATGEGLYQSINPKDPSAKPEWCSKGIKQRIHKVTVDNGNIYVTLSKEPFKCDSDFYATGDFKVIKSSS, encoded by the exons ATGGATCTTGATGACTCTGAACAAGATCCTGAAATAAAGGAATATTCTTCTGTCTGTGTTGGCAGAGAAGATGacattaaaaaatctgaaagaatgaCAGCTGTTGTCCATGATAGAGAAGTGGTCATTTTCTACCACAAAGGAGAATATCATGCTATGGATATTCGCTGTTAcc ACTCAGGAGGACCTTTGCATTTGGGAGAAATAGAG GATTTTGATGGACGACCATGTATAGTTTGCCCCTGGCATAAATACAAAATTACTTTGGCAACAGGAGAAGGACTATATCAGTCTATAAACCCTAAAGATCCATCAGCAAAACCCGAGTGGTGCtccaaaggaataaaacaaaggatTCATAAAGTGACAGTGGACAATGGGAATATTTATGTGACTCTTTCTAAAGAACCTTTTAAGTGTGACTCTGATTTTTATGCCACTGGAGACTTCAAAGTAATTAAGAGTTCCTCCTGA